In Candidatus Dormiibacterota bacterium, the following are encoded in one genomic region:
- a CDS encoding CRTAC1 family protein, whose translation MRPFRPGFTAVGLVLVAACSRGPLAPTAAKHGDGVRRMADRLNTIARTTQPKDYPWRNSERAEDLHPMIETTLAPRDYLELMPRYATELLNAGKTREAIQALMDLKRFSTAGGTNELSPKNSTFLRHHLAIAYLRLGEQENCQLHHNTESCLMPIMGGGIHARPEGSREAMAVLLEEMKQNPDDQSARWWMNIAAMTLGEYPDGVPKQWLIPPKAFDSDYDIKRFHDIAPGLGLDMDDYAGGSIAEDFDGDGYLDIMASSTGLHGQLRYFHNNADGTFSDRTVEAGLVGEVQSLNIVQTDYDNDGRPDVLMLRGGWLGKAGHLPNSLLHNNGDGTFDDVTEEAGMLSLHPTQTAAWFDYDNDGWLDVVIGNESTKDDPNRSELYHNNRDGTFTECAALSGLTIDCMVKGVTAGDYNNDGRPDLYASCRKEPNRLYRNDGPKPGGRGPTEWTFTEVAAAAGVTEPVYSFPTWFFDYDNDGWLDLFVAGYNIDNVKDFTADYMGLPHTAERARLYHNEHDGTFKDMTRDAHLYKILHAMGSNYGDLDNDGWLDFYVGTGDPNLGTLIPNRMFRNAEGRFFQEVTTSGGFGHLQKGHGVSFADFDDDGDQDIYEVMGGVYEADHFRNVLYENPGHGNHFVKLKLVGVKTNRAAIGCRIRIVVDTPGGPREIHRSVTSGGSFGGNPLRQEIGLGDARSIAEIRVTWPTSGIVQTFKDVTPDRAFTITEGDQNLAEIPLKTFRFATRPVPAGAAGK comes from the coding sequence ATGCGGCCATTTCGTCCCGGATTCACGGCGGTCGGCCTCGTCCTCGTCGCCGCCTGCTCGAGGGGCCCCCTCGCGCCCACTGCGGCGAAGCACGGCGACGGGGTGCGCCGGATGGCCGATCGACTCAACACCATCGCCCGCACCACGCAGCCGAAGGACTATCCGTGGCGCAACAGCGAGAGGGCCGAGGACCTGCACCCCATGATCGAGACGACCCTCGCCCCGCGCGACTATCTCGAGCTGATGCCGCGCTACGCGACGGAGCTCCTGAACGCCGGCAAGACCCGGGAGGCGATCCAGGCGCTCATGGACCTGAAGCGCTTCTCGACCGCCGGCGGCACGAATGAGCTCAGCCCGAAGAACAGCACCTTCCTGCGTCACCACCTGGCGATCGCGTACCTGCGTCTCGGCGAGCAGGAGAACTGCCAGCTGCACCACAACACCGAGTCGTGCCTCATGCCGATCATGGGCGGGGGAATCCACGCCCGGCCCGAGGGCTCGCGCGAGGCGATGGCGGTCCTGCTGGAGGAGATGAAGCAGAACCCCGACGATCAGTCGGCCCGCTGGTGGATGAACATCGCCGCGATGACCCTCGGCGAGTATCCCGACGGGGTCCCGAAGCAGTGGCTGATCCCGCCGAAGGCGTTCGACTCGGATTACGACATCAAGCGCTTCCACGACATCGCGCCCGGCCTGGGTCTGGACATGGACGACTACGCCGGCGGCTCGATCGCCGAGGACTTCGACGGCGACGGCTACCTCGACATCATGGCGTCGTCCACCGGCCTGCACGGTCAGCTGCGTTATTTCCACAACAACGCCGACGGCACCTTCAGCGATCGCACCGTCGAGGCGGGTCTCGTGGGGGAGGTCCAGTCCCTGAACATCGTGCAGACCGACTACGACAACGACGGCCGCCCGGACGTCCTGATGTTGCGCGGCGGCTGGCTCGGGAAGGCGGGGCACCTGCCGAACTCGCTCCTGCACAACAACGGCGACGGCACGTTCGACGACGTGACCGAGGAGGCCGGGATGCTGTCGCTCCATCCGACGCAGACGGCCGCCTGGTTCGACTACGACAACGACGGCTGGCTGGACGTGGTCATCGGCAACGAGAGCACCAAGGACGATCCCAACCGGAGCGAGCTGTACCACAACAACCGCGACGGCACGTTCACCGAGTGCGCCGCGCTTTCGGGCCTGACCATCGATTGCATGGTGAAGGGCGTGACCGCGGGCGACTACAACAACGATGGCCGCCCGGACCTCTACGCCTCCTGCCGCAAGGAGCCGAACCGCCTGTACCGCAACGACGGCCCGAAGCCGGGGGGCCGGGGGCCGACGGAGTGGACCTTCACCGAGGTCGCCGCGGCGGCCGGCGTCACCGAGCCGGTCTACAGCTTCCCGACCTGGTTCTTCGACTACGACAACGACGGCTGGCTCGACCTCTTCGTGGCCGGGTACAACATCGACAACGTCAAGGATTTCACGGCCGACTACATGGGGCTGCCGCACACCGCGGAGCGCGCCCGCCTGTACCACAACGAGCATGACGGCACCTTCAAGGACATGACGCGCGACGCGCATCTCTACAAGATCCTGCACGCCATGGGATCGAACTACGGCGACCTCGACAACGATGGCTGGCTCGATTTCTACGTCGGCACCGGCGACCCGAACCTCGGGACGCTCATCCCCAACCGGATGTTCCGCAACGCGGAGGGGCGGTTCTTCCAGGAGGTGACGACATCGGGCGGGTTCGGCCACCTCCAGAAGGGACACGGCGTGTCGTTCGCGGATTTCGACGACGACGGCGACCAGGACATCTATGAGGTGATGGGGGGCGTGTACGAGGCGGATCATTTCAGGAACGTGCTGTACGAGAACCCGGGGCACGGCAACCACTTCGTCAAGCTGAAGCTCGTGGGCGTGAAGACGAACCGCGCCGCCATAGGCTGCCGCATCCGGATCGTGGTCGACACCCCCGGCGGCCCGCGCGAGATCCACCGGTCGGTCACGAGCGGCGGCTCCTTCGGCGGCAACCCCCTGCGCCAGGAGATCGGCCTGGGCGACGCGCGCTCGATCGCGGAAATCCGGGTGACATGGCCGACCTCGGGGATCGTGCAGACCTTCAAGGACGTGACGCCGGACCGGGCGTTCACGATCACGGAAGGGGATCAGAACCTGGCGGAGATTCCGCTCAAGACCTTCCGCTTCGCCACCCGTCCGGTTCCCGCGGGCGCCGCAGGGAAATAG
- a CDS encoding prohibitin family protein, whose protein sequence is MADPREIYMSRKNSWLPRAVATLVVGGLAVVALLASVAYVPAGHVGVVTLFGRVTGQVLPEGTHLIFPFKTVNRMAIRTVELKETASVPSEEGLIITLDTSLLFRLDPVMAAEIYKKVGPGYLDVVVEPTLRSAIRTATSAHNANALYTGAREEVAKQVQKELEERLGPRGVIIESVLLRDIQLPLMLKQSIEGKQQAEQDALRMTFVLQKEKQEAERKRIEAQGIADFQRIVAQGISPALLEWKGIEATEKVATSTNAKVVMIGSPRNGLPIIFEPK, encoded by the coding sequence ATGGCCGATCCACGCGAGATCTACATGTCACGCAAGAACAGCTGGCTGCCGCGCGCCGTCGCCACGCTGGTCGTGGGCGGGCTCGCCGTGGTCGCGCTCCTGGCGTCCGTCGCCTACGTGCCGGCGGGGCACGTCGGGGTCGTGACGCTCTTCGGACGGGTGACGGGCCAGGTTCTTCCGGAAGGGACGCATCTCATCTTTCCGTTCAAGACGGTGAACCGGATGGCGATCCGGACGGTGGAGCTGAAGGAGACCGCCAGCGTTCCGTCCGAGGAGGGACTGATCATCACCCTCGACACCTCTCTTCTGTTCCGGCTCGACCCCGTGATGGCGGCCGAGATCTACAAGAAGGTCGGCCCGGGCTACCTGGACGTGGTCGTCGAGCCGACGTTGCGCTCGGCCATCCGCACCGCCACGTCGGCCCACAACGCCAACGCGCTTTACACGGGGGCGCGCGAGGAGGTCGCCAAGCAGGTGCAGAAGGAGCTGGAGGAGCGGCTGGGGCCGCGCGGCGTCATCATCGAGAGCGTGCTCCTGCGCGACATCCAGCTCCCGCTGATGCTCAAGCAGTCGATCGAAGGAAAACAGCAGGCCGAGCAGGACGCGCTCAGAATGACGTTCGTTCTCCAGAAGGAGAAGCAGGAGGCGGAGCGCAAGCGGATCGAGGCGCAGGGGATCGCCGACTTCCAGCGCATCGTGGCGCAGGGGATCAGCCCGGCGCTTCTGGAGTGGAAGGGGATCGAGGCGACCGAGAAGGTCGCGACCAGCACGAACGCCAAGGTGGTCATGATCGGCAGCCCGCGCAACGGCCTGCCGATCATCTTCGAGCCGAAGTAG
- a CDS encoding OFA family MFS transporter, with amino-acid sequence MAGLLSRERIVAPAGFNRWLVPPAALAIHLCIGQAYAISVFNLPLSRAIGITQPAASDWKLTTLGWIYTLAIVFLGLSAAFAGTWLERAGPRKVGVVAACCWGGGFLIAALGVHLHRIVLIYLGYGVIGGCGLGLGYVSPVSTLIKWFPDRRGMATGMAIMGFGGGALIAAPLSDALMGRFASASSVGVAPTFVVMGLVYFVAMLAGALAFRIPPPHWTPAGWTPPASRQAHVARGHVHVDKAVRTPQFALLWAVLCLNVTAGIGVLGQASPMIQEIFKGRVSASAAAGFVGLLSLFNIGGRIVWASLSDFLGRRRTYFIFFALGAALYATVPFTGRAGSVPLFVACVCLILTMYGGGFATIPAYLADLFGTQFVGAIHGRLLTAWSVAGVLGPVLVNYIRQLQIDRGVVKADAYNLTMYIMTGILLLGFLCNFAIRRVSEHNYMTPHELEAEQSVLRRSAAGAAASAVPVDAPTAGTMAPARLLVAALAWLLVGAPLAWGIGSTLRKALQLFR; translated from the coding sequence ATGGCTGGGTTGCTGTCTCGGGAGCGGATCGTTGCGCCGGCGGGGTTCAACCGGTGGCTGGTGCCGCCGGCTGCGCTGGCGATCCACCTTTGTATCGGGCAGGCGTATGCCATCAGCGTGTTCAACCTTCCGCTCAGCCGAGCGATCGGCATCACGCAGCCGGCCGCCTCGGACTGGAAGCTGACGACGCTCGGGTGGATCTACACGCTCGCCATCGTGTTCCTGGGGCTGTCGGCCGCGTTCGCCGGCACCTGGCTGGAGCGCGCCGGGCCGCGCAAGGTGGGGGTGGTCGCGGCCTGCTGCTGGGGCGGCGGGTTCCTGATCGCAGCGCTCGGAGTCCACCTGCACCGGATCGTCCTCATCTACCTGGGATACGGGGTCATCGGCGGATGCGGGCTGGGACTCGGCTACGTGTCGCCGGTCTCGACGCTCATCAAGTGGTTCCCCGACCGGCGCGGCATGGCGACCGGGATGGCGATCATGGGGTTCGGCGGCGGCGCCTTGATCGCCGCCCCCCTGTCCGACGCGCTCATGGGCCGCTTCGCATCCGCCTCATCGGTCGGCGTCGCCCCGACGTTCGTGGTGATGGGTCTCGTCTACTTCGTCGCGATGCTCGCGGGAGCGCTCGCCTTCCGCATCCCGCCGCCTCATTGGACGCCCGCCGGATGGACGCCCCCGGCGAGCCGTCAGGCGCACGTCGCGCGCGGCCACGTGCACGTGGACAAGGCGGTCAGGACGCCGCAGTTCGCGCTTTTGTGGGCCGTGCTCTGTCTCAACGTGACGGCCGGTATCGGGGTGCTGGGGCAGGCCTCGCCGATGATCCAGGAGATCTTCAAGGGAAGGGTCTCCGCTTCGGCCGCCGCCGGGTTCGTCGGGCTCCTCAGCCTGTTCAACATCGGAGGCCGGATCGTCTGGGCCTCGCTGTCCGACTTCCTCGGGCGCAGGCGGACCTATTTCATCTTCTTCGCGCTCGGCGCCGCGCTGTACGCCACCGTCCCGTTCACCGGGCGCGCCGGCAGCGTGCCGCTGTTCGTCGCCTGCGTCTGCCTGATCCTGACGATGTACGGAGGCGGCTTCGCCACCATCCCGGCCTACCTGGCCGACCTCTTCGGCACGCAGTTCGTGGGCGCCATCCACGGCCGCCTGCTGACCGCGTGGTCTGTGGCCGGTGTCCTCGGCCCGGTGCTCGTCAACTACATCAGGCAGCTCCAGATCGATCGCGGTGTTGTGAAGGCGGATGCTTACAACCTGACGATGTACATCATGACCGGAATCCTTCTCCTCGGCTTCCTGTGCAATTTCGCCATCCGGCGCGTCTCGGAGCACAACTACATGACGCCCCACGAGCTCGAGGCCGAGCAGAGCGTGCTGCGCCGATCGGCGGCCGGGGCGGCCGCCTCGGCGGTGCCTGTCGACGCCCCGACCGCGGGGACAATGGCACCGGCGCGCCTGCTCGTGGCGGCTCTCGCCTGGCTGCTCGTCGGCGCGCCGCTCGCCTGGGGGATCGGGTCGACGCTCCGCAAGGCCCTGCAGCTGTTCCGCTGA
- a CDS encoding DNA topoisomerase VI subunit B, translating into MAKKSRAARAEPARTSPKAKAKAGSGKARGKVVQMDLFREETAQAGSAKTSARQPRSHASRSKPAAKAIPAPDAEVAQPSPAVAASKTPAAPARRRETAETMGRRQREISVAEFFQKNRHLLGFDNPAKALLTATKEAVDNSLDACEEAGLLPEIDVVIEELAEDRFRLSITDNGPGIVRNQVAKVFGKLLYGSKFHVLRQSRGQQGIGISAAGMYAQLTTGQPVKITSRTGKGKPAHFFEIQIDTTRNEPKVLTDREVEWDKEHGTRVEMDLAGTYKKGRRSVDDYVMQSALANPHATVHYKPPKGDEFHRERLTKELPREPLAIKPHPYGVELGVLISMLRDTKGRTLKTALQTDFSRVSANVAEEICKAAGLNPGMRPRSLGVDQVEALFRAIPKVKVMAPPTNSIVPIGEELILEGLKQAVKADFYASTTRPPAVYRGNPFVVEAGLAYGGDLPGEELVDLWRFANRVPLQYQQSACAITRGALTTDWRNYGLQQGKGALPVGPMILFVHVASVWVPFTSESKEAIASYPEIIRELKLGLQEVGRRLGGFLRHRQRLAEAEKKRSYIESYIPHIGIALREILGLSKAEEDKIVRTLTDTLEKSRIP; encoded by the coding sequence TTGGCGAAGAAGTCCAGGGCGGCCAGGGCCGAACCGGCGAGGACCTCTCCCAAGGCGAAGGCAAAAGCCGGGAGCGGGAAGGCGCGCGGCAAGGTCGTCCAGATGGACCTGTTCCGCGAGGAGACCGCCCAGGCGGGATCCGCGAAGACCTCCGCCCGTCAGCCCAGGTCCCACGCCTCCCGATCGAAACCTGCCGCGAAGGCGATCCCGGCGCCGGATGCTGAGGTCGCGCAACCCTCCCCGGCGGTCGCCGCCTCGAAGACGCCCGCCGCTCCGGCCCGCAGGCGCGAGACCGCCGAGACGATGGGCCGGCGGCAGCGTGAGATCTCGGTCGCCGAGTTCTTCCAGAAGAACCGCCATCTCCTCGGCTTCGACAATCCGGCCAAGGCGCTTCTGACGGCGACCAAGGAGGCGGTCGACAACTCGCTCGACGCCTGCGAGGAGGCCGGTCTCCTGCCGGAGATCGATGTCGTCATCGAAGAGCTGGCCGAGGACCGCTTCCGCCTGTCGATCACCGACAACGGCCCGGGGATCGTGCGCAACCAGGTCGCCAAGGTGTTCGGGAAGCTCCTGTACGGATCGAAGTTCCACGTCCTGCGGCAGAGCCGCGGCCAGCAGGGGATCGGCATCTCGGCCGCCGGGATGTACGCCCAGCTCACCACCGGACAACCCGTGAAGATCACCTCGCGCACCGGGAAGGGGAAGCCGGCCCACTTCTTCGAGATCCAGATCGACACGACGCGCAACGAGCCGAAGGTGCTGACCGACAGAGAGGTCGAGTGGGACAAGGAGCACGGCACGCGCGTCGAGATGGACCTCGCGGGCACCTACAAGAAGGGACGCCGGTCGGTGGACGACTACGTCATGCAGTCGGCGCTGGCCAACCCGCACGCCACGGTGCATTACAAGCCGCCCAAGGGGGACGAGTTCCACCGTGAGCGGCTGACCAAGGAGCTGCCGCGCGAGCCTCTGGCGATCAAGCCGCACCCGTACGGTGTCGAGCTGGGGGTGCTCATCTCGATGCTGCGCGACACCAAGGGGCGCACGCTGAAGACGGCGTTGCAGACCGACTTCTCGCGCGTGTCCGCCAACGTGGCGGAGGAGATCTGCAAGGCCGCCGGTCTCAACCCCGGGATGAGGCCGCGCTCGCTGGGCGTCGATCAGGTCGAAGCGCTGTTCCGCGCCATCCCGAAGGTCAAGGTGATGGCGCCGCCGACCAACAGTATCGTGCCGATAGGCGAAGAGCTCATCCTCGAGGGGCTGAAGCAGGCGGTCAAGGCGGATTTCTACGCCTCGACCACCCGCCCGCCGGCGGTCTACCGCGGCAACCCGTTCGTCGTCGAGGCCGGCCTGGCTTACGGCGGCGACCTGCCCGGCGAGGAGCTCGTCGACCTGTGGCGCTTCGCCAACCGCGTCCCGCTGCAGTACCAGCAGTCGGCCTGCGCCATCACCCGCGGCGCCCTCACCACCGACTGGCGGAACTACGGCCTGCAGCAGGGGAAGGGGGCGCTGCCCGTCGGCCCGATGATCCTGTTCGTCCACGTCGCCAGCGTCTGGGTGCCGTTCACCTCCGAGAGCAAGGAGGCGATCGCCTCCTATCCCGAGATCATCCGCGAGCTGAAGCTCGGGCTTCAGGAGGTGGGGCGCCGCCTCGGCGGCTTCCTGCGTCACCGGCAGCGCCTGGCCGAGGCCGAGAAGAAGCGCTCGTACATCGAGTCGTACATCCCGCACATCGGCATCGCGCTCCGGGAGATCCTCGGCCTGTCGAAGGCGGAGGAGGACAAGATCGTCAGGACCCTCACCGACACGCTCGAGAAGAGCCGGATTCCATGA
- a CDS encoding methyltransferase domain-containing protein, producing the protein MTDTNARFVGSIPENYDRHLGPVLFEPYARDLARRLEVKDGARVLEVACGTGIVTRHLADRLPPRGRLVATDLNEPMLEHARRKIPETKPVEWRQADACALPFPDASFEAVVCQFGLMFVPDKPKAVREARRVLAQGGRLLLSVWDSLDRNRFARLAHETLLRYFPKDPPTFYEVPFSLHDRPALRALFSDDDWSETRLDEVGLEGQSPSSVDLATGLIEGNPVGAGIRERGGVDTRTIIEAVAASLAREFGDRPVRLPLHALVASARAGTAAKA; encoded by the coding sequence ATGACCGACACCAACGCGCGCTTCGTGGGATCGATTCCGGAGAACTACGACCGCCATCTCGGGCCGGTCCTGTTCGAGCCGTACGCGCGCGACCTGGCGCGCCGCCTCGAAGTGAAGGATGGGGCACGGGTCCTCGAGGTCGCCTGCGGCACCGGGATCGTCACGCGCCATCTGGCCGATCGCCTGCCGCCCCGGGGCCGCCTCGTGGCCACCGACCTCAACGAGCCGATGCTGGAGCACGCGCGCCGGAAAATCCCCGAGACGAAGCCGGTCGAGTGGCGCCAGGCGGACGCCTGCGCTCTGCCTTTTCCCGACGCGTCGTTCGAGGCGGTCGTCTGCCAGTTCGGATTGATGTTCGTGCCGGACAAGCCGAAAGCGGTCCGCGAGGCGCGGCGCGTGCTGGCGCAGGGGGGGCGCCTCCTGCTGAGCGTCTGGGACTCGCTCGACCGGAACCGCTTCGCCCGGCTGGCGCACGAGACGCTGCTGCGCTACTTTCCCAAGGATCCGCCGACGTTCTACGAGGTGCCGTTTTCGCTGCACGACCGCCCGGCGCTGCGGGCGCTCTTCTCGGACGACGACTGGAGCGAGACGCGTCTCGACGAGGTGGGGCTCGAGGGACAGAGCCCATCCTCGGTCGACCTGGCGACCGGTCTCATCGAGGGGAACCCGGTCGGCGCCGGGATCCGCGAGCGCGGCGGGGTCGACACGCGGACGATCATCGAGGCCGTCGCCGCCTCCCTGGCGCGCGAGTTCGGCGACCGTCCGGTGCGTCTGCCGCTGCACGCCCTGGTCGCGAGCGCGCGGGCGGGCACGGCCGCGAAGGCATAA
- a CDS encoding DNA topoisomerase IV subunit A, giving the protein MASATVKKIESTAEEVRRTILKRQKPRLRFPLRSLSNVKYDPKKGYFEMRGRKKERTLTVSTVKTFAQTLRMMALSKELVAQDDIATKREAYYVSKNWEDARFLEQTESDAVMDDVEALFEVNREQIGFVPEEKGGEISGKLFIVDKDSETGKPLRIDCTKFGSGAYSIPISVEHLKFETDAEFILVIETAGMFQRLVKHKYWKTANCVLVSMGGVPTRACRRFIRRLADFKKIPVYVFVDGDPYGISNIYRTLKVGSGNAAHLNEYFCVPQARYLGITPQDIVDYKLPTHPLKDVDIKRARDAIKNDPFFQHHKDWVAAVEHLLKMGVRAEQQALAKWGLNYVIDTYLPEKLKKPEKFLP; this is encoded by the coding sequence ATGGCCTCAGCGACAGTCAAGAAGATCGAGAGCACCGCCGAGGAGGTCCGCAGGACCATCCTCAAGCGCCAGAAGCCGCGCCTGCGCTTTCCGCTCCGCAGCCTGTCGAACGTCAAGTACGATCCGAAGAAGGGATACTTCGAGATGCGCGGCCGCAAGAAGGAGCGGACGCTGACCGTCTCGACCGTGAAGACGTTCGCGCAGACCCTGCGCATGATGGCGCTTTCGAAGGAGCTGGTGGCGCAGGACGACATCGCCACCAAGAGGGAGGCGTACTACGTCTCCAAGAACTGGGAGGACGCGCGCTTCCTGGAGCAGACCGAGTCGGACGCCGTCATGGACGACGTCGAGGCCCTGTTCGAGGTCAACCGCGAGCAGATCGGCTTCGTGCCGGAGGAGAAGGGCGGAGAGATCTCCGGCAAGCTGTTCATCGTCGACAAGGACAGCGAGACCGGCAAGCCCCTGCGCATCGACTGCACCAAGTTCGGCTCCGGCGCCTACTCGATCCCGATCTCGGTCGAGCACCTGAAGTTCGAGACCGACGCCGAATTCATCCTGGTGATCGAGACCGCCGGCATGTTCCAGCGCCTGGTCAAGCACAAGTACTGGAAGACAGCGAACTGCGTCCTCGTGTCCATGGGAGGCGTGCCCACGCGGGCGTGCCGGAGGTTCATCCGCCGCCTGGCCGACTTCAAGAAGATCCCCGTCTACGTGTTCGTGGACGGCGACCCGTACGGCATCTCCAACATCTACAGGACGCTCAAGGTCGGCTCCGGCAACGCCGCGCACCTGAACGAATACTTCTGCGTCCCCCAGGCGCGCTACCTCGGGATCACGCCCCAGGACATCGTCGACTACAAGCTCCCCACCCACCCTCTCAAGGACGTGGACATCAAGCGCGCCCGCGACGCCATCAAGAACGACCCGTTCTTCCAGCACCACAAGGACTGGGTCGCCGCGGTGGAGCACCTTCTCAAGATGGGGGTGCGCGCCGAGCAGCAGGCTCTCGCCAAGTGGGGCCTGAACTACGTCATCGATACCTACCTGCCGGAGAAGCTGAAGAAGCCGGAGAAGTTCCTGCCGTAG